The Deinococcus reticulitermitis sequence TGACCAGCTTCTCCCACCGCGCGCGCACGTCGTTCAGGTCAGGAAGCAGTCCGGCGCTCACGAGCTCCGCTTCTCCTTCCAGGGGCCCGAACAGTTGCGCCGCGTACGGCCACAGCTCGTTTAAGGCGTTCTGGCTGCGGCGCGCGCTTTCCTCGGTCCCGAGGGCCAGGCGCTCGACCCACAGCGCCGTGTGCTGAAGGTGGAATTTCTCCTCGCGCACGGCCTTGCGGGCAACTTCGGCGAGGGGTGCATAGGTGCTGCGCTGCGCGGCCTCGAGCCACAGCGCTTCGTAGGCGTCGTAGAGGAACTGCCGCAGCATCGTGAAGGCCCAGTCGCCTCTGGGCAACTCGACCAACCGGGTATTCGTGTACTCACCAGGTCCCCGGAACATCGCCAGCCGGTCGGGATCGCTGCCGTCGAGGGCGCCGCGCAGCCCGAGGTAGAGTCCGGCGTGCCCGAGTTCGTCCTGGGCAATGTTGGCGAGCGCGATGTCTTCTTCGAGGATCGGGGCGTGCCCGGTCCACTCACCGCCACGGTGGGCGAGGATAATCTCATCGTCAGCGAGCGCGGTCAGCTTGCGGATCAGTGTCTCGGTCTGCTGAGCGCTCAGGGCAGAAGCGGAAGCGGTGGTCATTTCACGGGTCCTTCGCTGTGGTGCCGGACCGCTGGCTGGTCGCCCACATGCGGCGCTTCATTCACCTGGCGCGGCATCTTGCCCGCCCGCTTGAGCTCGCCGACGTGCCGTCCGATGGTGCCGTAGTACTGCTGCTGCTTGTAGGTCTTGTCCTTGGCGGGCTCGAACCAGCTTTCCACCGTGCCGGGGTCACCCCCGGTCCGGACCGTCGCCGCCTCGGGAAAGACCAGCCAGGCGAGCGCCCCCGGGTGTCCCTCCCTGGCCTGGCGCAGCGCGTCGCCGGGCCCGCTCGCCTCGACGGTCCCGACAAGGTCCACAAAGGTCATCGAGCGTTTGTGCGACTTCTTCACGCCGACGTGATAGGTGCCGGCCTGACCAGATGTGCCGAGCACCTCCGGCGCCCTGAGCACCTCCTCAGGCGTGGCGGTCAGGATGTCGTTCTCGCGGACCGCCCAGAGGCTCACAGCGGCGGGCCGGCGTACGAAGACGTTGCGCGCCGTGATCAGGGCATGCTGGGGATCACCCGCGTGCACGCTGCCGACCGCCTGATGGGGCCGCTGCTCGCTGTCTTGCTTGAAGACCTCCCAGCGCGGCCACTGGGTATCGTGAGGGGAGGTGTCGTAGGACCGGCTGGTCCCGACTTCGGAAGTGGGAGGCTGGCTCATCAGTCGGCGGCCTCGCTCGCGCTGCGACGCTGGCGGTCGGCGTAGGCCTGGAGGGCATCGCGCACCCACGCGCCCTCGTCGTGCGCGGCCTGCCGCGTGGCGAGGCGCTCGTTGCCCAGACCGGCCTCACCCTTGATCACGGCCCAGAACTCGTCCCAGTTGATCGGGCCGTGAATCCAGTTGCCCTGCTCGTTTTGGTGCATGTCTGGGTCAGGAAGCGTGAGCCCAGCTTCGAGCAGCTCCGGCACGTGCTCATTGACGAATTCCTGACGCACCTCGTCGTTGCTCTTGAGCTTGATGCCCCAGCGCGAGAGCACCCCGGTATTGGGGGAGTCCGAGTCGTGGGGGCCGAGCATCTGCACGGCGGGCCACCACCAGCGGTCCAGCGCGTCCTGGGCCATCCGGCGCTGCTCGGGCGTGCCCTGGGCGTAGGCGACGATCATCTCCTTACCCTGCTTGTGATGGAAGGTCTCTTCGGAGCAGATCCGGACCATCGCGCGGCTGTAGGGGCCGTACGAGCAGCCGGCGAGCATCGTCTGGTTCTTGATCGCTGCGCCGTCAACCAGCCAGCCGATCATGCCCACGTCGGCCCAGGTCAGCGTGGGGTAGTTGAAGATCGA is a genomic window containing:
- a CDS encoding phenylacetic acid degradation protein, whose translation is MSQPPTSEVGTSRSYDTSPHDTQWPRWEVFKQDSEQRPHQAVGSVHAGDPQHALITARNVFVRRPAAVSLWAVRENDILTATPEEVLRAPEVLGTSGQAGTYHVGVKKSHKRSMTFVDLVGTVEASGPGDALRQAREGHPGALAWLVFPEAATVRTGGDPGTVESWFEPAKDKTYKQQQYYGTIGRHVGELKRAGKMPRQVNEAPHVGDQPAVRHHSEGPVK
- the paaA gene encoding 1,2-phenylacetyl-CoA epoxidase subunit PaaA; protein product: MTQVQPQTIAGQTIQEQPVQATLPKHISPGETPEQHAAFEARIAAGDKIEPGDWMPAEYRRQLIRMISQHAHSEVVGMLPEGEWISQAPTLKRKTILMAKVQDEAGHGQYLYHAAETLGATREEMLEALLTRKAKYSSIFNYPTLTWADVGMIGWLVDGAAIKNQTMLAGCSYGPYSRAMVRICSEETFHHKQGKEMIVAYAQGTPEQRRMAQDALDRWWWPAVQMLGPHDSDSPNTGVLSRWGIKLKSNDEVRQEFVNEHVPELLEAGLTLPDPDMHQNEQGNWIHGPINWDEFWAVIKGEAGLGNERLATRQAAHDEGAWVRDALQAYADRQRRSASEAAD
- the paaC gene encoding 1,2-phenylacetyl-CoA epoxidase subunit PaaC, whose translation is MTTASASALSAQQTETLIRKLTALADDEIILAHRGGEWTGHAPILEEDIALANIAQDELGHAGLYLGLRGALDGSDPDRLAMFRGPGEYTNTRLVELPRGDWAFTMLRQFLYDAYEALWLEAAQRSTYAPLAEVARKAVREEKFHLQHTALWVERLALGTEESARRSQNALNELWPYAAQLFGPLEGEAELVSAGLLPDLNDVRARWEKLVTTHLQGKCGLTLPTGGSAEAGRGTHTEHLASLLAEMQRVAREHPDAEIW